The following are from one region of the Nitrospirota bacterium genome:
- a CDS encoding O-acetyl-ADP-ribose deacetylase: MEVKINKSILSIVEGDITRQDTEAIVNAANKSLLGGGGVDGAIHRAGGPKILEECKKIGGCETGQAVITTGGNLKARYVIHTVGPVYRDGLHKEPELLQSAYLNSLKLASSRGIKSVAFPSISTGAYGYPMEEAAEIALKTAIKYLKEYTGIELIRFVLFGQKAYEVYERTLKQLTQKMH; encoded by the coding sequence ATGGAAGTCAAAATAAACAAAAGCATTCTATCAATTGTTGAAGGCGATATAACCAGGCAGGATACAGAGGCTATTGTTAATGCAGCCAACAAAAGCCTTCTCGGCGGAGGCGGTGTGGATGGCGCAATCCACAGGGCTGGCGGGCCTAAAATCCTTGAGGAATGCAAAAAGATTGGCGGATGCGAAACAGGCCAGGCAGTTATCACTACAGGAGGAAATCTTAAAGCAAGATATGTAATTCACACAGTTGGCCCTGTATACAGGGATGGACTTCATAAAGAGCCTGAGCTCCTTCAAAGTGCATATTTAAACAGCCTTAAGCTCGCATCATCCAGGGGGATTAAGAGCGTTGCCTTTCCCTCGATAAGTACAGGCGCTTATGGGTATCCTATGGAGGAGGCTGCTGAGATCGCCTTAAAGACCGCTATAAAGTATCTTAAAGAATATACAGGCATCGAACTCATTCGATTTGTCCTTTTCGGGCAGAAGGCTTATGAGGTTTATGAGAGAACACTGAAACAATTAACTCAAAAAATGCATTAA
- a CDS encoding phosphate ABC transporter ATP-binding protein, with protein MSDLRLTISGVKKIYNGNNVLNGCSFVFENGRVHTIIGPNGSGKSTLLRICALLEKPDEGTVVYHDGHKNSVRVDSDFDDSIELSRRITLVLPKAGLFNTSVFKNVAYGLKIRKNNRHEIKERVEAVLNDVGLFDKRNQNALTLSTGEGQRLALARAMVLKPEVLFLDEPTASLDPSSTSIIEDIITDIKRKQRPTIIMVTHNMFQAQRLADRILFMYEGQIIDEGPSSEFFENPKDERAFNFITGKMVY; from the coding sequence ATGAGCGATCTGAGGCTTACAATATCAGGGGTCAAGAAAATATATAATGGTAACAATGTGCTGAATGGCTGTTCCTTTGTCTTTGAAAATGGCAGGGTCCATACAATCATAGGCCCAAATGGTAGCGGGAAATCCACACTTCTCAGGATATGTGCCCTGCTTGAAAAGCCAGATGAGGGGACGGTTGTTTATCATGATGGTCATAAAAACTCGGTACGAGTCGATTCCGACTTTGATGACAGTATTGAACTCAGCAGGAGAATAACTCTTGTCCTTCCAAAAGCAGGGCTATTCAATACGAGTGTGTTCAAGAATGTTGCATACGGCCTTAAAATAAGAAAGAACAACAGGCATGAAATAAAAGAAAGAGTGGAAGCTGTATTGAACGATGTGGGCTTATTTGACAAAAGAAATCAGAACGCCCTTACACTTTCTACAGGTGAGGGCCAGAGGCTTGCACTTGCCAGGGCAATGGTTCTTAAACCAGAGGTTCTATTCCTCGATGAGCCAACAGCATCCCTCGACCCGTCAAGCACCTCTATTATTGAAGATATAATAACGGATATAAAAAGGAAGCAGCGGCCTACCATAATAATGGTGACACACAATATGTTTCAGGCCCAGAGGCTTGCAGACAGAATACTTTTTATGTATGAAGGGCAGATAATAGATGAAGGCCCGAGTTCAGAGTTTTTTGAAAACCCGAAAGATGAGAGGGCGTTTAATTTTATAACAGGCAAGATGGTCTATTAG
- the glgP gene encoding alpha-glucan family phosphorylase translates to MEQLKALNNEPKIAYFSMEIGLLNEIPTYSGGLGVLAGDTIKSSADLKLPIVAVTLISKKGYFLQEMDERGRQTALPVIWNPADFMHLLPQKVTVEIEGRVVYIQAWYYIVCSLTGGKVPVFFLDTDVEENSPEDREITSFLYGGDERYRLKQEIVLGIGGVRMLNALGFKIKKYHMNEGHASLLVLELLQIFKKDVEEVWDERLIWDTERVKDLCVFTTHTPVEAGHDKFSYDLVRSVMGEPIPLDVIKQFCCYEHLNMTLLALNLSKYVNGVAKKHGEVSQNLFPGYEIGAITNGVHSFTWTYSSFAKLYDRYLHGWANEPEKFVRVDIIPDEEIWNAHMEAKNNLLDYVNETTGAGPANGGAGMDSNILTIGFARRATAYKRADLLFSDLERLSKIAENGKLQIIYAGKAHPRDEPGKRLIEYIFNCIEKLRGKIKVVYLKNYDMSLALRLVSGVDVWLNTPLRPMEASGTSGMKAAHNGVINFSVLDGWWIEGHIEGVTGWAIGPRPSESTLTHNMDTRDAEDLYYKLENIIIPLYYSDRAQWIKVMKNSVGKIAYYFNSHRMMRRYITEAYIR, encoded by the coding sequence ATGGAACAGCTTAAAGCCCTCAATAACGAACCAAAGATAGCCTATTTCTCCATGGAGATAGGGCTTCTGAACGAGATACCGACTTACAGCGGTGGTCTCGGTGTCCTTGCAGGAGATACGATTAAATCGAGCGCAGATTTAAAGCTTCCTATAGTTGCTGTGACATTAATAAGCAAAAAAGGTTATTTTCTCCAGGAGATGGATGAAAGAGGAAGGCAGACAGCCCTGCCCGTCATATGGAATCCCGCAGACTTTATGCACCTCCTGCCACAGAAGGTCACGGTTGAGATAGAAGGAAGGGTCGTTTATATCCAGGCATGGTATTACATTGTCTGTAGTTTAACCGGAGGCAAGGTCCCTGTATTTTTCCTTGACACAGACGTGGAAGAAAACTCTCCAGAAGACAGGGAGATTACTTCCTTTCTATACGGAGGCGATGAGAGATATAGGCTCAAGCAGGAAATAGTCCTCGGCATCGGCGGGGTCAGGATGCTCAATGCCCTCGGCTTTAAGATAAAGAAATATCACATGAATGAAGGCCATGCAAGCCTCCTTGTCCTTGAACTGCTTCAGATATTTAAGAAAGATGTAGAGGAAGTCTGGGATGAACGTCTAATATGGGATACTGAAAGGGTTAAAGATTTATGTGTCTTTACAACTCATACGCCTGTAGAAGCAGGCCACGACAAATTTTCCTATGACCTTGTCCGCAGTGTGATGGGAGAGCCAATTCCCCTCGATGTGATAAAACAATTCTGCTGCTATGAGCACCTCAATATGACGCTCCTTGCCCTTAATCTCAGCAAATACGTTAATGGCGTGGCCAAGAAACACGGAGAGGTCTCTCAAAATCTGTTTCCAGGCTATGAGATCGGCGCAATAACCAATGGCGTTCACTCTTTTACATGGACATATAGTAGTTTTGCAAAACTCTATGACAGATACCTCCATGGCTGGGCCAATGAGCCTGAGAAGTTTGTAAGGGTTGACATTATCCCTGATGAGGAAATCTGGAATGCTCACATGGAGGCAAAAAACAATTTGCTTGATTATGTAAATGAAACAACAGGGGCAGGCCCCGCCAACGGCGGGGCAGGCATGGACAGCAATATCCTTACAATAGGCTTTGCAAGGAGAGCCACTGCATATAAAAGGGCTGACCTTTTATTTTCAGACTTAGAGAGACTTTCAAAAATAGCTGAAAATGGGAAGCTTCAGATTATTTATGCTGGCAAGGCCCATCCCAGAGACGAACCAGGGAAAAGACTCATAGAATATATTTTTAACTGTATTGAGAAACTCAGAGGCAAAATCAAGGTCGTTTATCTTAAAAATTATGATATGTCTCTTGCGTTAAGGCTCGTCTCTGGAGTTGACGTATGGCTCAACACCCCATTGAGGCCAATGGAGGCATCGGGCACAAGCGGGATGAAGGCAGCTCATAATGGAGTTATAAATTTCAGCGTCCTCGATGGCTGGTGGATAGAAGGGCATATCGAAGGAGTTACAGGCTGGGCAATAGGTCCAAGGCCTTCCGAATCAACACTAACGCACAATATGGACACAAGAGACGCAGAAGACCTTTACTACAAACTGGAGAACATAATCATTCCACTGTATTATTCTGACAGGGCACAATGGATAAAGGTCATGAAAAATTCCGTAGGCAAGATTGCCTATTATTTCAACAGCCACAGGATGATGCGTAGGTATATCACAGAGGCGTATATAAGATAA